A portion of the Trichoplusia ni isolate ovarian cell line Hi5 chromosome 12, tn1, whole genome shotgun sequence genome contains these proteins:
- the LOC113499640 gene encoding larval cuticle protein A3A-like gives MAFKFVVFACLVAAASAGVYPAAPVAYAAAPTYAQHAYAAAPVAYAAPVAKVLAPVAKVAVEEYAHPKYSFAYDVQDGLTGDSKSQHESRDGDVVQGSYSVVDPDGTKRTVEYTADDHNGFNAVVHREPLAHAAKVVAPVAYHSAPVAYQAPVAYQAAPVAYQAPVVHAAPVAKLAYAATPVVHAAPVAKFAAPVAYSAPLYHH, from the exons ATGGCATTCAAG TTTGTAGTATTCGCTTGCTTGGTGGCAGCCGCCAGCGCTGGAGTATACCCTGCTGCTCCCGTAGCATACGCAGCGGCCCCAACCTACGCTCAGCACGCATATGCCGCTGCACCCGTAGCGTACGCCGCACCCGTCGCTAAGGTTCTGGCGCCCGTCGCCAAGGTCGCCGTCGAAGAGTACGCGCATCCCAAGTACAGCTTCGCTTACGACGTGCAGGACGGTCTCACCGGTGACTCCAAGTCCCAGCACGAGAGCCGCGACGGTGACGTTGTCCAGGGCTCCTACTCCGTGGTCGACCCCGACGGCACCAAGCGCACTGTTGAGTACACCGCTGATGACCACAACGGATTCAACGCCGTCGTGCACAGAGAGCCCCTCGCCCACGCCGCCAAGGTGGTCGCCCCTGTAGCTTACCACTCTGCCCCCGTCGCTTACCAAGCCCCCGTAGCTTACCAAGCCGCCCCCGTGGCCTACCAAGCTCCCGTGGTGCACGCCGCCCCCGTCGCTAAGCTGGCGTACGCGGCTACCCCAGTTGTTCACGCTGCCCCCGTCGCCAAGTTCGCCGCTCCCGTCGCCTACTCCGCTCCTCTCTACCACCACTAA
- the LOC113499638 gene encoding protein male-specific lethal-3, translating to MVSTRGVRYKFSEGERVLCYEPDPTKAKVLYDSKVLEVIESKDKRGRRTVEYLIHFQGWNSSWDRCVSEDFVLKDTEENRQLQRDLAEKSQLQLGAYLYRRERKKGGSNNAGAGPAKRARHGFSDDGSSSSTQPDEGETGDTDSSSASGSSSQPRSPPPNVHMGRAHITLPSALRDRLTFDYHLVVKRGRLSRLPASPCAAQILESFVKWFARAGAWHPTRARNDPPQKPDMLDVSCRLNLVREVADGLRVYFDFILRGHLLYKQELNQYHEICGHFIDEQEEIKKIKLEKPDEEIEDDQMMTEDCILNTVEEDLKSPKIPEYSHLPPDPMDADKSEGSYTGESNNDEMQASKSDSNDKPAAMSDSNMDELIACERHMDNAATRFGTVARRLRSHKSAVSQSENDEPAPSTSTGEPRTFETMSSSVGSSGSSLSEVWARPAPGSAPAPTTRTPLSLLLDKVAKWQIIPREGTEHLPCRVYGAIHLARLFVKLPDFLNATQMPDFKLKMILKHIDMFVQYLDEHSEWFGEVYYVADSMSRSH from the exons ATGGTGTCTACAAGGGGGGTCCGTTATAAATTTAGTGAAGGCGAGCGAGTTTTGTGTTATGAACCTGATCCTACAAAGGCTAAAGTTCTCTACGACTCCAAG GTGTTGGAAGTGATTGAAAGTAAGGACAAGCGCGGCAGGCGCACAGTGGAGTATCTCATCCACTTCCAAGGATGGAACTCATCATGGGACCGCTGCGTTAGCGAAGACTTTGTCCTCAAAGACACCGAGGAGAATAGACAGCTGCAAAGAGATCTGGCTGAAAAGTCACAGCTACAGCT GGGTGCGTATCTGTACCGTCGAGAGCGCAAGAAGGGCGGCAGTAACAATGCAGGGGCGGGTCCCGCCAAGCGCGCTCGACATGGCTTCAGTGATGATGGCTCTTCCAGTAGCACTCAGCCTgatg AAGGAGAGACCGGCGATACGGACTCATCCTCTGCGTCAGGATCCAGCTCCCAGCCGCGCTCGCCGCCACCCAATGTGCATATGGGACGTGCACACATTACATTGCCGTCTGCTCTACG CGATCGCCTGACATTCGACTACCACCTGGTAGTGAAGCGCGGTCGTCTGTCGCGTCTGCCGGCGTCTCCATGCGCGGCCCAAATCCTGGAATCCTTCGTGAAGTGGTTCGCTAGGGCCGGCGCCTGGCACCCCACCAGAGCTCGTAACGACCCGCCGCAGAAGCCGGACATGCTTGATGTCTCTTGCAG GCTGAACTTGGTCCGCGAGGTAGCTGATGGACTGCGCGTGTACTTTGACTTCATACTGCGCGGTCACTTGCTGTACAAGCAGGAGCTCAACCAATACCATGAGATCTGCGGACATTTCATTGACGA GCAAGAAGAGATAAAGAAGATCAAACTGGAGAAACCTGATGAAGAAATTGAAGACGATCAGATGATGACTGAGGATTGCATTCTCAACACCGTAGAGGAAGATCTCAAGAGCCCGAAGATCCCGGAGTACTCCCACCTGCCCCCGGATCCTATGGATGCCGATAAGAGTGAGG GCTCTTACACTGGCGAGTCCAACAACGATGAGATGCAGGCTTCGAAGAGCGACTCTAACGACAAGCCGGCCGCCATGAGCGACTCCAACATGGACGAGCTCATCGCCTGCGAGCGTCACATGGACAACGCCGCCACACGTTTCGGGACAGTGGCGCGCag GCTTCGCTCTCATAAGTCGGCCGTGTCTCAATCTGAGAACGACGAGCCGGCTCCGTCAACCTCCACCGGCGAGCCGAGGACGTTCGAGACCATGTCGTCTAG CGTGGGCAGTAGCGGCTCGTCCCTGAGTGAGGTGTGGGCGCGGCCGGCGCCGGGCAGCGCGCCCGCGCCCACCACGCGCACGCCGCTGTCGCTGCTGCTCGACAAG GTGGCGAAGTGGCAGATTATTCCACGCGAAGGAACCGAACACTTGCCATGCCGTGTGTACGGCGCCATTCATCTTGCCAGGCTCTTCG TCAAATTGCCAGACTTCTTGAACGCTACTCAAATGCCAGATTTCAAGCTAAAAATGATCTTGAAGCACATTGATATGTTTGTGCA GTACCTGGACGAGCACAGCGAATGGTTCGGCGAGGTGTACTACGTCGCCGACAGCATGTCTCGCTCCCACTAA
- the LOC113499639 gene encoding histone acetyltransferase type B catalytic subunit: MTDALCHLVVDGNEVLEFKLVRTVDDLENEDTSFGPEMCHQVFGDNENIFGYTDLHIRLYYSAGSLQTYLGIEYTEKIEPNKSDGMKADDVEGALTKVLAPGFVTNLDHFVSVLKKDESFVPHGQLLHAFTVTPFDGGDKRSFEVYFSEISTPGFLVYHERLQTFLLWYVDAASFIDVDDDQWTFFTVFEKFQSSEGCVRYATAAYATVYRYYAYPRHSRPRISQVLTLPPFRKLGICAQLLQAIYSHFIIQPEVVDITVEDPSQDFQRIRDYVDVKNCSELPAFQPAKLYQGFSEEMANQASNKFKINKKQARRVYEILRLKNTNTSDKTAYQNYRLDVKNRLNAPFQKKKLEMKKLQKVLKPEEYAATISSTGLSETHGRLSSQYCSLEQEYRRVIHRIEQD, from the exons atgacTGATGCGCTGTGCCATTTAGTTGTAGACGGTAACGAGGTCCTGGAATTCAAATTAG TAAGAACTGTTGATGATCTCGAAAATGAAGACACTAGCTTTGGACCCGAGATGTGTCACCAGGTTTTTGGCGACAATGAAAACATATTTGGCTACACAGATCTACACATAAGACTATATTACAGCGCAGGAAGTCTTCAGACTTACCTTGGCATTGAATACACTGAAAAG ATTGAGCCAAACAAGTCGGATGGTATGAAGGCTGATGATGTTGAGGGAGCCCTGACTAAGGTGTTGGCTCCAGGCTTTGTTACCAATCTGGATCACTTTGTGTCTGTTCTGAAGAAGGATGAGTCATTTGTTCCTCATGGACAATTGTTACATGCATTCACCGTTACACCAT TTGACGGAGGTGACAAGCGTTCCTTCGAGGTTTACTTCAGTGAGATATCCACACCTGGGTTCCTGGTCTACCATGAGAGACTGCAGACATTCTTGCTGTGGTATGTGGATGCAGCATCATTCATAGATGTGGACGATGACCAATGGACATTCTTTACAGT GTTCGAGAAATTCCAATCGAGTGAAGGCTGCGTGCGGTACGCGACGGCGGCATACGCGACCGTGTACCGCTACTACGCGTACCCGCGGCACTCGCGCCCGCGCATCTCACAAGTGCTCACGCTGCCGCCGTTCAGAAAACTGGGCATCTGCGCTCAATTGCTACAG GCTATTTATTCCCATTTTATAATACAACCGGAAGTTGTGGATATTACTGTGGAGGACCCCTCACAAGACTTCCAGAGAATTAGAGATTATGTTGATGTTAAAAACTGCAGTGAACTGCCTGCATTTCAACCTGCTAAACTATACCAAGG ATTCTCAGAAGAAATGGCGAACCAAGCtagtaataaattcaaaataaacaagaagCAAGCGAGGCGTGTGTACGAGATACTGCGCTTGAAGAACACCAACACGTCGGATAAAACCGCGTATCAGAATTATAGGCTCGACGTCAAGAACAGACTCAATGCGCCTTTCCag AAAAAGAAATTAGAAATGAAAAAGCTGCAAAAAGTACTGAAGCCTGAAGAATACGCTGCGACGATCAGTTCAACGGGACTTAGTGAAACGCACGGGCGTCTCTCCAGTCAGTATTGTTCCCTCGAGCAGGAGTACCGCCGTGTCATTCACAGGATCGAACAAGACTAA